From the genome of Muricauda sp. SCSIO 64092, one region includes:
- a CDS encoding leucine-rich repeat protein, whose protein sequence is MKKQLHLVLLSIFLTGLTAYGQNIGGQFTVDGIRYKITDTAPTQVEIVAYTGSAKEVNIPPRVSDQGIEYEVTRIGENAFYGDLLTSVIIPEGITHIGIRAFMNNDINSVVIPTTVTSIGHTAFWNNRIASLEIPEGIDDIGDNTFGRNNLASVTIPASVTSIGGNAFITHPHSPSRMTQVTMLGSTPPVLQGDPFTNPGQMDLVVPRGALDAYKEPANGWTGFGSITYGIFTVDGSKYGITSETAVIMMDHTGTSTEVTILPTISHDGTDYDVTAIGDRVFHNKQLTKVTFINTPSTPSKVTSIGEDAFYKNQLTGIVIPESVTSLGQRAFGTNQLDSVAIPDGITSIGQWVFAQNKLTAVTIPGHVESIGYQAFYGNPNLGLVTVKRNDPPGLDADAFQNPNRDQIDVVVPKGTRQGYLDNGWTGFRSITEPVKIGDTFIVDHITYRVNSIDPDKEVTVIDYDTAGGPSLIIPPRVSDQGTEYKVTRIGERAFYGDLLTSVIIPEGITHIGIRAFMNNAINSVVIPTTVTSIGHTAFWNNRIASLEIPEGIDDIGDNTFGRNNLASVTIPASVTSIGTDAFITHPDSPSRMTQVTMLGSTPPVLQGDPFTNPGQIDLVVPWGALDVYKEPTNGWTGFGSITYGVFTVDGIKYEITSQTDVMVMDHTGTSTEVTILPTISHDGTDYDVTAIGDRAFHNKQLTKVTFINTPSTPSKVTSIGEDAFYKNQLASIVIPESVTSLGQRAFGTNQLDSVTIPDGITSIGQWVFAQNKLTAVTVPGHVESIGYQAFYGNPGLSLVKLEANGPPTLNADAFQYAGRDQIDLIVPPGTKDAYLAAGWTGFRSISFGIFTVDDMKYGITSPTEVMVMDHTGTATEVTITETVMDNSTNTTYTVTAIGNEAFKDKNLTGVTIPDGVTSIGDRAFWNNKLTEVTIPGSVTSIGQRAFGKNQLGSVIIPDGVTSIGVQAFLGNQLTQVTIPNTVTSMDRDAFQGNKLIEVTLPGNMTRLEEGVFKNNELTSVTIPDGVTSIGNSAFSQNKFITITISANVERIDQWAFNGSSSIHTIFVEATTPPSIEENTFGDRDQTAVVVPMDKRQGYLDNGWTGFKSISSGIFTVDGIKYGIISSSEVMVLDYISPVAVVTIPPTVAHGPNTYTVTTIGDYAFEKNHLTSVTIPNSVTSIGSDAFYGNQLTSVTIGNNVTRIGSGAFSTNQLTEVTIPGSVNSIGDIAFADNPDLATVITKATVPPSLHAGAFQYPGRHQIDLIVPSCTKDEYLAAGWTGFRSITEPEEGETFADGGIIYRITSLDPSTVTAIDYTGTATNVNIPEMVKGCYTVTTIGNEAFEEKGLTGVTIPNTVTSIGNYAFWNNELTEVTIPGSVTSIGEHAFFSNNLTEVTIGNGVISIGGRAFAHNELTRVTIPGSVRSIGEWAFTYNNLTEVTIGNSVTSIGEYAFMNNQLTSVTLPDSVTSIGEYAFFLNDLTEVTLPGNMTSIESSVFSENDLTSVTIPDSVTSIGNSAFSANDLTEVTIGNNVNSIGDFAFMNNQLTCATIPNSINSIGGSAFANNPDLAGVVTKATDPPALHADAFQNADRDQIDLIVPEGRTGAYLATGWTGFRSITEAKVGGTFTDGGITYQITSLEPYTVMVIDYTGTATDVNIPEMVKGCFTVTRIGDDAFRGGQLTSVVIPNSVTRIGNGAFASNNLTSVTIPNSVESIGYHAFGRNGLTAVTIPNGLTSIEQSTFAGNLLTNVTIPNSVTSIGEWAFSANDLTEVTIPGNVESIGYQAFYYNPNLGLVTVKRNDPPSLHADAFQNRSQIDLIVPVGRKNAYLAAGWTGFKSITEAAGMAGKSAVVQGTSAEASPVESAVAPAHVDVAKANARDNVSVYPNPAQDDIHIGLPDGEALRQVNLYNALGVHVHSANTLQLDIGHLPSGTYIMEIETRAGERVVKRIIVK, encoded by the coding sequence ATGAAAAAACAATTACACTTAGTATTACTTTCCATCTTTTTAACGGGCCTTACCGCTTATGGCCAAAATATAGGAGGCCAATTTACCGTTGATGGTATCAGATACAAGATTACGGATACCGCTCCAACCCAAGTTGAGATTGTGGCCTATACCGGTTCTGCAAAGGAGGTGAACATCCCCCCAAGGGTCAGCGACCAGGGCATCGAATACGAGGTTACCCGTATTGGAGAGAACGCTTTTTACGGTGACCTATTGACCAGTGTAATTATCCCCGAGGGGATCACCCATATAGGGATTAGGGCCTTTATGAACAACGACATAAACAGCGTGGTGATCCCCACCACCGTGACCAGTATTGGGCATACCGCTTTTTGGAACAATCGCATAGCCAGCTTGGAGATTCCCGAAGGGATTGATGACATCGGGGACAATACCTTTGGCAGAAACAACTTGGCCAGTGTGACCATTCCTGCCAGTGTTACCAGTATTGGTGGCAATGCCTTTATTACGCATCCTCATTCACCTTCAAGAATGACCCAGGTAACAATGCTGGGCAGTACCCCCCCAGTCCTCCAGGGTGATCCTTTTACAAACCCTGGCCAAATGGATCTGGTCGTACCCAGGGGTGCCCTGGATGCTTATAAAGAGCCAGCCAACGGCTGGACGGGCTTCGGGTCCATCACCTATGGGATCTTTACCGTTGATGGCAGCAAATACGGAATCACCTCTGAGACCGCTGTCATTATGATGGACCATACCGGTACGTCCACAGAGGTGACCATACTCCCAACAATCAGCCACGACGGCACCGATTACGATGTGACCGCCATTGGTGATAGGGTTTTTCATAATAAGCAATTGACCAAGGTCACTTTCATCAATACGCCGAGCACGCCAAGCAAGGTCACCAGCATTGGGGAAGATGCATTTTATAAGAACCAATTGACCGGTATTGTCATTCCGGAAAGTGTGACCAGTCTCGGGCAACGGGCATTTGGCACCAACCAATTGGACAGTGTGGCCATACCCGATGGTATCACCAGTATTGGGCAGTGGGTCTTTGCCCAAAACAAATTAACAGCGGTTACCATACCGGGCCATGTGGAAAGTATAGGGTACCAGGCCTTTTACGGTAATCCAAACCTTGGCTTGGTGACAGTGAAGCGTAACGATCCCCCAGGCCTCGATGCAGATGCCTTTCAAAATCCAAACCGTGACCAAATAGATGTGGTCGTCCCCAAGGGCACGAGACAAGGGTATTTGGATAATGGATGGACGGGCTTTAGATCCATCACGGAACCTGTGAAGATCGGGGACACGTTCATTGTCGATCATATCACATACCGGGTTAATTCAATAGATCCCGATAAGGAAGTAACGGTTATAGACTATGACACTGCAGGAGGCCCAAGTCTGATCATCCCCCCAAGGGTCAGCGACCAGGGCACCGAATACAAGGTTACCCGTATTGGAGAGCGCGCTTTTTACGGTGACCTATTGACCAGTGTAATTATCCCCGAGGGGATTACCCATATAGGGATTAGGGCCTTTATGAACAACGCCATAAACAGCGTGGTGATCCCCACCACCGTGACCAGTATTGGGCATACCGCTTTTTGGAACAATCGCATAGCCAGCTTGGAGATTCCCGAGGGGATTGATGACATCGGGGACAATACCTTTGGCAGAAACAACTTGGCCAGTGTGACCATTCCTGCCAGTGTTACCAGTATAGGAACCGATGCCTTTATTACGCATCCTGATTCACCTTCAAGAATGACCCAGGTAACAATGCTGGGCAGTACCCCCCCAGTCCTCCAGGGTGATCCTTTTACAAACCCTGGCCAAATTGATCTGGTCGTACCCTGGGGTGCCCTAGATGTTTATAAAGAGCCAACCAACGGCTGGACGGGATTCGGGTCCATCACCTACGGGGTCTTTACCGTTGATGGCATCAAATACGAAATCACCTCTCAGACCGATGTCATGGTGATGGACCATACCGGTACGTCCACAGAGGTGACCATACTCCCAACAATCAGCCACGACGGCACCGATTACGATGTGACCGCCATTGGTGATAGGGCTTTTCATAATAAGCAATTGACCAAGGTCACTTTCATCAATACGCCGAGCACGCCAAGCAAGGTCACCAGCATTGGGGAAGATGCATTTTATAAGAACCAATTGGCCAGTATTGTCATTCCGGAAAGTGTGACCAGTCTCGGGCAACGGGCATTTGGCACCAACCAATTGGACAGTGTGACCATACCCGATGGTATCACCAGTATTGGGCAGTGGGTCTTTGCCCAAAACAAATTAACAGCGGTTACCGTACCGGGCCATGTGGAAAGTATAGGGTACCAGGCCTTTTACGGTAACCCGGGGCTTAGCTTGGTGAAGTTGGAGGCCAATGGTCCACCAACACTCAATGCAGATGCCTTTCAATATGCAGGCCGTGACCAAATAGACCTGATAGTCCCTCCGGGGACTAAAGACGCATATCTGGCCGCGGGGTGGACGGGCTTCAGATCCATCAGCTTTGGAATCTTTACCGTTGATGACATGAAATATGGAATTACGTCTCCTACCGAAGTCATGGTGATGGACCATACCGGTACGGCCACGGAGGTCACCATCACCGAAACGGTGATGGATAATAGCACGAATACCACCTATACGGTGACCGCTATTGGCAATGAGGCTTTTAAGGACAAGAACTTGACCGGCGTGACCATACCCGATGGTGTGACCAGTATTGGAGACAGAGCTTTTTGGAACAACAAATTGACCGAGGTGACCATACCCGGCAGTGTTACCAGTATTGGGCAACGGGCATTTGGCAAGAACCAATTGGGCAGTGTGATCATACCCGATGGTGTGACCAGTATTGGAGTGCAGGCTTTTCTCGGGAACCAATTGACCCAGGTGACCATTCCAAACACTGTGACCAGTATGGACCGAGATGCCTTTCAAGGAAATAAATTGATCGAGGTGACCCTACCGGGCAATATGACCAGACTCGAGGAAGGTGTTTTCAAGAACAACGAATTGACCAGTGTGACCATACCCGATGGGGTGACCAGTATCGGGAACAGTGCTTTTTCACAAAACAAATTCATCACGATAACCATATCGGCCAATGTGGAGCGTATTGATCAATGGGCTTTTAACGGTAGCTCAAGTATTCATACAATTTTTGTAGAGGCGACCACGCCTCCATCCATTGAAGAAAATACCTTTGGAGACCGTGACCAAACTGCTGTGGTCGTTCCCATGGACAAGAGACAAGGGTATTTGGATAATGGGTGGACGGGCTTCAAATCCATCAGCTCCGGAATCTTTACCGTGGATGGCATCAAATACGGAATTATCTCTTCATCCGAAGTAATGGTATTGGACTATATCAGTCCGGTAGCAGTGGTGACCATCCCTCCAACGGTGGCCCATGGCCCAAACACCTACACGGTGACCACTATTGGTGATTATGCTTTTGAAAAAAACCACTTGACCAGTGTAACCATACCGAACAGTGTCACCAGTATTGGGAGCGATGCTTTTTACGGTAACCAATTGACCAGTGTAACCATAGGAAACAATGTGACCCGTATTGGGAGTGGTGCTTTTTCAACCAACCAATTGACCGAGGTGACCATACCGGGCAGTGTCAACAGTATTGGGGACATCGCTTTTGCAGATAATCCAGACCTTGCCACAGTGATCACAAAGGCCACCGTTCCCCCATCGCTCCATGCAGGTGCCTTTCAATATCCAGGCCGTCACCAAATAGACCTGATAGTCCCTTCGTGCACCAAAGACGAATATCTGGCCGCGGGGTGGACGGGCTTCAGATCCATTACAGAACCCGAAGAAGGAGAGACCTTTGCCGATGGTGGCATCATATACCGAATCACATCATTGGATCCCTCCACGGTAACGGCCATAGACTATACGGGTACGGCCACCAATGTAAACATTCCCGAAATGGTCAAAGGGTGCTACACGGTGACGACTATTGGTAACGAAGCCTTTGAAGAAAAAGGATTGACCGGTGTGACCATCCCCAATACGGTGACCAGTATTGGGAATTATGCTTTTTGGAACAACGAATTGACCGAGGTGACCATACCGGGCAGTGTGACCAGTATCGGGGAACATGCTTTTTTCTCCAACAATTTAACAGAGGTGACCATAGGGAACGGTGTCATCAGTATTGGAGGCAGGGCTTTTGCGCATAACGAATTGACCCGTGTGACCATACCGGGCAGTGTGAGAAGTATTGGGGAGTGGGCTTTTACATATAACAATTTAACCGAGGTGACCATAGGGAACAGTGTCACCAGTATCGGGGAATATGCTTTTATGAACAACCAATTGACCAGTGTGACCCTACCCGACAGTGTGACCAGTATCGGGGAATATGCTTTTTTCCTTAATGATTTGACCGAGGTGACCCTACCGGGCAATATGACTAGTATTGAGAGTAGTGTTTTTAGCGAGAACGACTTGACCAGTGTGACCATCCCCGATAGTGTGACCAGTATCGGGAACAGTGCTTTTTCGGCTAACGATTTAACCGAGGTGACCATAGGGAACAATGTCAACAGTATTGGGGATTTTGCTTTTATGAACAACCAATTGACCTGTGCAACCATACCGAACAGTATCAACAGTATTGGGGGCAGCGCTTTTGCAAATAATCCGGACCTTGCCGGAGTGGTGACAAAGGCCACCGATCCCCCAGCGCTCCATGCAGATGCCTTTCAAAATGCAGACCGCGACCAAATAGACTTGATAGTACCCGAAGGTAGGACAGGTGCTTATCTAGCTACAGGGTGGACGGGCTTCAGATCCATTACAGAGGCCAAAGTAGGAGGTACCTTTACCGATGGCGGTATCACATACCAGATCACATCATTGGAGCCCTACACGGTAATGGTCATAGACTATACGGGTACAGCTACCGATGTAAACATTCCCGAAATGGTCAAAGGGTGCTTCACGGTGACCCGTATTGGGGATGATGCTTTTCGTGGCGGACAATTGACCAGTGTTGTCATACCCAACAGTGTGACCCGTATTGGGAATGGGGCTTTTGCAAGCAACAACTTGACCAGTGTAACCATACCCAACAGTGTGGAAAGTATAGGGTACCATGCTTTTGGCAGAAACGGTTTAACCGCGGTTACCATACCCAACGGTCTAACCAGTATTGAGCAGAGTACTTTTGCGGGTAACCTATTGACCAATGTGACCATACCAAACAGTGTGACCAGTATCGGGGAGTGGGCTTTTTCGGCTAACGATTTAACCGAGGTGACCATACCGGGCAATGTGGAAAGTATAGGGTACCAGGCCTTTTATTATAACCCAAACCTTGGCTTGGTGACGGTGAAGCGTAACGATCCCCCATCGCTCCATGCAGATGCCTTTCAAAACCGCTCCCAAATAGACTTGATAGTGCCCGTAGGCAGGAAAAATGCATACTTGGCTGCAGGATGGACGGGCTTTAAGTCCATTACAGAGGCAGCAGGAATGGCCGGAAAGAGTGCCGTGGTGCAGGGTACCAGTGCTGAAGCATCCCCTGTAGAAAGTGCAGTGGCACCTGCCCATGTTGATGTTGCTAAAGCTAATGCCCGCGACAATGTCAGCGTCTACCCGAACCCGGCACAAGACGACATCCACATTGGACTACCTGATGGTGAAGCGTTACGGCAAGTGAACCTATACAATGCCCTTGGTGTCCATGTCCATTCGGCGAACACCCTGCAACTGGATATAGGCCATTTGCCCAGCGGTACATATATAATGGAAATAGAGACCAGGGCTGGGGAGAGGGTGGTCAAGCGGATAATTGTAAAATAA
- a CDS encoding glutaredoxin, which translates to MRTVLTLLLCLMATFAWAQKGTVMVTETKSKNRIAFFAENRTFTDYDVLFEIKGTNFRQSAAKPRWIRVPAASRVHLKTIVLLRDKRPIYTKTLKTNDSLSKRALKKEFEVLDIPPPKIRPKKQITIYTSKGCDACDSIVNQLNSQNFIFRSVSLDESPEVKEQLGQFLSRTAQEMDALSSPIISLGGKLYSRITTFDRMMEEMEKD; encoded by the coding sequence ATGCGTACAGTGCTGACCCTTTTGCTCTGTCTTATGGCGACCTTTGCTTGGGCCCAGAAGGGCACGGTCATGGTGACCGAGACCAAATCCAAGAACCGAATCGCTTTTTTTGCCGAGAACAGGACGTTTACGGATTATGATGTGCTATTTGAGATAAAGGGTACCAATTTTAGACAGAGTGCCGCAAAACCTAGATGGATCAGGGTTCCCGCAGCATCCAGGGTCCATTTAAAGACCATTGTTTTACTTCGGGACAAACGACCGATCTACACCAAAACACTAAAGACCAATGACAGTTTATCCAAACGGGCGTTGAAAAAGGAATTCGAGGTATTGGATATCCCACCGCCCAAGATCAGGCCAAAGAAACAGATCACCATCTACACATCCAAGGGCTGTGACGCCTGCGATAGCATTGTAAACCAACTCAATTCCCAAAATTTCATCTTTAGAAGCGTTTCCCTGGACGAAAGCCCAGAAGTAAAGGAACAGTTGGGCCAATTTTTATCCAGAACGGCCCAAGAGATGGATGCTTTGTCCAGCCCCATAATTAGTTTGGGGGGAAAGCTCTACAGCAGGATCACCACTTTTGACCGGATGATGGAGGAAATGGAAAAAGATTAA
- a CDS encoding T9SS type B sorting domain-containing protein has protein sequence MKRTSVLYLLFGCICAPCFGQIVVDPNYAVERLVTEVLVDRNCAETSNYRSSTGTDYVVNGVNGIGYFEFNGDNFPYREGVVISTGRAIDAVGPNTGPLKNSGNDRWLGDSDLSTVTGVADSLLYNASYIEFDFTPRANNMSFNFLFASEEYATIQGAWQCIYSDVFAFILTDSNGVSSNLALVPGSQDLVSATSIRPGVPDSLGFSTSCEASNEEYFAGINGDDSAISMTGNTTSLVAQSMVNPGETYTIKLVIADFEDTAYDSAVFLEAGSFSVDISLGENRTVQNGNPLCEGDIFEMDATVSGEAHYRWFKDGVQLSLFDDQPTVSVNEDGIYEVEVEFSANCISEGRVEIEYIDSFPLDISSTLQEEYILCLDGEGNPFEPLPQMDTKLSSAEYSFDWYYNSVSTENLMANEDQPSLVPTEPGIYHVVVENLRYNCYLSLSATVTTSGPPTLFEVNILSDMFSNSHSVSINVEGPNEYMFSLDGLTFKEDNVFSNLAPGDDYIAYVQDEYECSVVSKGFYIVDYPRFFTPNGDGVNDTWKIVNLFEIDNPEITIFDRFGAVQHQFNDEMGWEWDGTVRGNEAPSSSYWFSLTYDTADGVRKVFKGYFALKRQP, from the coding sequence TTGAAGAGAACATCAGTCCTATATTTACTGTTCGGTTGCATATGCGCACCCTGTTTTGGGCAAATTGTTGTGGACCCAAACTATGCTGTGGAGCGTTTGGTAACCGAGGTGTTGGTGGACAGGAATTGCGCTGAGACTTCCAACTACAGATCTTCCACCGGTACCGACTATGTCGTAAATGGCGTAAACGGTATTGGCTATTTTGAGTTCAATGGCGATAACTTCCCTTATAGGGAAGGTGTTGTGATTTCCACGGGTAGGGCCATTGACGCTGTTGGGCCAAATACTGGTCCCCTTAAGAATTCGGGGAACGATCGATGGCTCGGTGATTCCGATTTGTCCACTGTAACAGGAGTAGCAGATAGTCTTCTTTATAATGCTTCCTACATAGAATTTGATTTTACTCCCAGGGCAAACAACATGAGTTTTAATTTCCTTTTTGCCTCCGAGGAGTATGCAACGATTCAAGGAGCTTGGCAGTGCATATATTCTGATGTATTTGCTTTTATCTTAACAGATTCCAATGGTGTCTCGTCCAATCTTGCGCTGGTTCCGGGGTCGCAAGACCTCGTTTCAGCAACCAGTATTAGGCCCGGTGTACCTGATTCACTCGGTTTTTCCACTTCATGTGAAGCCAGTAATGAAGAGTATTTTGCGGGTATCAACGGGGATGATTCCGCGATATCGATGACTGGGAACACAACAAGTTTGGTGGCACAATCCATGGTAAATCCCGGAGAAACGTATACCATAAAACTCGTCATAGCTGATTTCGAAGATACTGCTTATGATTCTGCCGTTTTTTTGGAAGCAGGGAGTTTTTCCGTGGATATATCCCTAGGGGAAAACAGAACTGTACAAAACGGCAATCCCCTATGCGAGGGAGACATTTTTGAAATGGATGCCACCGTTTCTGGTGAAGCCCATTACAGATGGTTTAAAGATGGTGTACAATTATCCCTTTTTGATGACCAGCCCACAGTATCGGTGAACGAGGATGGAATCTATGAGGTGGAAGTGGAGTTTTCCGCCAATTGTATCTCTGAAGGTCGTGTGGAAATCGAGTATATCGATTCTTTTCCATTGGATATTTCATCCACCTTGCAAGAAGAATATATTTTATGTTTGGATGGTGAGGGAAACCCTTTTGAGCCCCTTCCCCAAATGGACACAAAGCTTTCCTCGGCGGAGTATTCCTTTGATTGGTACTACAACTCGGTAAGTACCGAAAACCTGATGGCAAATGAAGATCAACCTTCGCTTGTTCCCACCGAACCGGGAATTTATCATGTTGTGGTTGAAAACCTGCGGTACAATTGTTACCTGTCCTTGTCCGCAACTGTAACTACTTCCGGACCGCCCACGCTTTTTGAGGTGAATATTTTGAGCGATATGTTCAGTAATAGCCACTCCGTTTCCATAAATGTTGAAGGACCAAATGAGTATATGTTCAGCTTGGATGGATTGACATTTAAAGAGGACAATGTTTTTTCCAATTTGGCCCCGGGAGACGATTACATTGCTTATGTTCAAGATGAATATGAATGCAGTGTTGTTTCCAAGGGATTTTATATTGTAGATTACCCTCGATTTTTTACACCTAATGGTGATGGCGTTAACGATACCTGGAAGATTGTGAACCTATTTGAAATCGATAATCCGGAAATAACGATTTTTGATCGTTTTGGTGCAGTTCAGCATCAATTCAACGATGAAATGGGATGGGAATGGGATGGCACTGTTCGAGGGAATGAAGCCCCTTCATCAAGTTATTGGTTCAGTCTCACCTATGATACCGCGGATGGTGTCCGAAAAGTTTTCAAAGGTTACTTTGCGCTGAAGCGCCAACCTTGA
- a CDS encoding T9SS type B sorting domain-containing protein: MVGETTPIFTTPQLNTATFYRVKVAEDAINLANLRCSVFSNVFDVTIVAIPDAPVSQGDVELCVDNPRGVQVSVPNDVLVNWYDAPTGGNLLAGDSELYATTISGTYYAEAVSKTTNCSSNTRTAVSIVYLDLSSHESLTFCEGQSVTLSGDDVTNASYLWSTGETTKEIVVTSPGTYTVAVTKGNGCSTTKTIQLSQIDHPILDKVVSNHRDLTILTLNSGDFEYSLDGLAYQETPLFENQQGGVYNAFVRGKGGCGLVQLQFVHIVVPRFFTPNGDGINDSFSLEGVEFVDAFKISIFDRTSKPLFQSTDKNFSWDGVFNNRPLPASSYWYRIEIGQNVLKGHVVLKHN, encoded by the coding sequence ATTGTTGGCGAAACCACTCCTATTTTCACAACACCCCAGCTCAATACCGCTACTTTCTACAGGGTAAAGGTTGCCGAGGATGCCATTAATCTGGCAAATTTAAGATGTAGTGTTTTTTCGAATGTTTTTGATGTAACTATTGTTGCTATTCCCGATGCGCCCGTAAGCCAGGGTGATGTAGAACTCTGCGTGGATAATCCCAGAGGCGTTCAGGTTTCGGTTCCGAATGATGTCCTGGTCAATTGGTATGATGCACCTACTGGGGGCAACCTATTGGCAGGGGATTCCGAGCTATACGCCACAACAATTTCAGGAACGTATTATGCGGAGGCAGTGAGCAAAACAACAAATTGTAGTTCCAATACACGAACCGCAGTTTCCATTGTTTATCTTGATTTGTCCTCGCACGAAAGTTTGACATTCTGCGAAGGGCAGTCTGTTACGCTATCAGGAGATGATGTGACCAATGCTTCCTATTTGTGGAGCACCGGGGAAACGACCAAGGAAATCGTGGTAACTTCCCCTGGTACCTATACTGTTGCTGTCACCAAAGGAAATGGATGTTCAACCACCAAAACGATTCAACTTTCACAAATTGACCATCCGATACTGGACAAGGTAGTGTCCAATCATCGGGATTTGACGATTCTTACCCTCAATTCAGGTGATTTTGAATATTCCCTGGATGGTCTTGCTTATCAGGAAACACCCCTCTTTGAAAACCAGCAGGGGGGTGTTTATAACGCTTTTGTAAGAGGGAAAGGTGGTTGCGGCTTAGTACAATTGCAGTTTGTCCATATTGTCGTCCCGCGCTTTTTCACTCCGAACGGGGATGGTATCAATGATAGTTTCAGTCTGGAAGGAGTGGAGTTTGTCGATGCTTTTAAAATCAGCATCTTTGATCGTACCTCAAAGCCCTTGTTCCAATCCACTGACAAAAACTTTTCCTGGGATGGTGTTTTCAATAACCGTCCACTTCCCGCTTCAAGCTATTGGTACCGCATAGAAATTGGCCAAAATGTGCTCAAGGGCCACGTTGTATTAAAGCATAACTAA
- a CDS encoding lipocalin family protein translates to MNQSRKKRAMTPLEVEAFATTLPTSCNSDAEGPSLVGTWLQASGATEEFTNNVSDGIATDTIDADNFIRITFYADGTFDDLKSYSYTENGDVIVETSTDVGTYSVNGNLLSVAYDGEDTQTVEFTLSGTQLGIAHVEEFTENGNQKRLVIRTTYHRQ, encoded by the coding sequence ATGAACCAATCAAGAAAAAAGAGAGCAATGACTCCTTTGGAAGTAGAGGCATTTGCGACAACATTGCCCACTTCATGCAATAGCGACGCCGAAGGTCCGTCCCTAGTGGGCACCTGGTTACAGGCTTCTGGCGCAACAGAGGAGTTTACAAACAACGTTTCGGACGGTATAGCAACAGATACCATTGATGCTGATAACTTCATTAGGATTACCTTCTATGCAGATGGGACATTTGATGACCTTAAATCGTACTCTTATACCGAAAATGGAGATGTTATTGTTGAAACATCAACCGATGTTGGAACATATTCGGTCAATGGAAACCTACTTTCTGTTGCCTATGACGGAGAGGATACTCAAACAGTTGAATTTACTTTGAGCGGGACACAGCTTGGCATTGCGCATGTAGAGGAATTTACCGAAAATGGCAATCAAAAGCGATTGGTTATACGAACGACTTACCATAGACAGTGA